In Flavobacterium luteolum, the DNA window GAAAACTCAATCCTGTAAATGGAAATCCCCTTAACGAATTTAGAATTAAAGAAGGTGTTGATATTTCATATACTAAATCGGACAGTATTGACGATACTCCATATAGTAAAGTTCCCGTGAAACTAAAACAACTTTATGTTGGTTGGACTCAGCCTAAAGAATGGATTAACTACACTGTTGAGGTAAAGAAAACTGGCAGATATAAAATAGGTCTTCAATATACCGCAAATGGAGACGGCGTAGTATCTTTTGATGTAAATGGAAAAGATGCTACAGGAAATTTGAAAATTACTTCAACTCACGATGATAAAGATCCTGTAGCATGGAGACAATGGCACCATTGGAACTTTTCGGAAAATATTGGAAACATAACGCTAAAAAAAGGCAAACAGCTTCTGACCTTGCATATTGTTGAAAACGGCAATATGAACTTAGATTATCTCATTTTTACGCCTTATTGAAAATTTGCAGCTATAGATGATAAAAGATTGCAAAAAGCTATTTCAAGACTAACTTAAAAAAGCAAGAAAAAGGCCGTAAATACAAGGATTATATGGCATAAATTCAAATATTATAAGATTAAAAACTAAAAAAAAGCTTATCTTAGTACCTTGATTTTAACTGCATAA includes these proteins:
- a CDS encoding carbohydrate-binding protein — encoded protein: MKKTILALSISTSLLAACYLLSSNTQPAKESNAYKVQKIPGKIECEFYDLGGQGVAYFDLDSVNNGSGKLNPVNGNPLNEFRIKEGVDISYTKSDSIDDTPYSKVPVKLKQLYVGWTQPKEWINYTVEVKKTGRYKIGLQYTANGDGVVSFDVNGKDATGNLKITSTHDDKDPVAWRQWHHWNFSENIGNITLKKGKQLLTLHIVENGNMNLDYLIFTPY